A genomic stretch from Candidatus Omnitrophota bacterium includes:
- a CDS encoding ribulose-phosphate 3-epimerase has translation MKIVPAILTDSKEELKAMFDSASRFCDFAQVDIMDGKFVPSRSITAEDIRAVTPRMPYEAHLMVSEPLGHIADFKKAGAARVIFHFESGGDPGEVINAIKGADMKAGIAINPDTPVGAVKGLLGEVDLVLLMSVNPGFYGSKFVPEVINKIEELKSGAKNYIIAMDGGIKQANIKMLKDRGLEVACVGSAVFKGNAEDNYRRLMEVIA, from the coding sequence ATGAAGATAGTGCCGGCGATACTTACAGACAGCAAAGAAGAACTTAAGGCGATGTTTGACAGCGCCTCCAGGTTCTGCGATTTCGCGCAGGTCGATATTATGGACGGGAAATTCGTTCCATCGCGAAGCATAACCGCCGAGGATATCAGGGCGGTAACGCCGCGGATGCCCTATGAGGCGCACCTTATGGTTTCAGAGCCTTTGGGCCATATCGCCGATTTCAAAAAGGCGGGGGCGGCGAGGGTTATTTTTCATTTTGAATCGGGCGGCGATCCTGGAGAGGTGATAAACGCCATAAAAGGCGCGGATATGAAAGCGGGTATCGCCATAAATCCGGATACGCCGGTGGGCGCCGTTAAGGGCCTGCTCGGGGAAGTCGACCTTGTGCTGCTGATGTCCGTTAACCCGGGGTTTTACGGAAGCAAATTTGTCCCTGAGGTTATTAATAAGATAGAGGAATTAAAATCCGGGGCAAAAAATTATATCATTGCCATGGATGGAGGTATAAAGCAGGCGAACATCAAGATGCTCAAAGATAGGGGGCTGGAGGTCGCCTGCGTGGGCAGCGCCGTGTTTAAGGGAAACGCCGAGGATAATTATCGGAGATTGATGGAGGTGATCGCGTGA
- a CDS encoding GatB/YqeY domain-containing protein: MTLEEKILNDFNQARKSRDEIRASTLSFLRAQMKNLAIEKRKDSLDDGEVLSVIKKLVKQREDSIEQFKKGKRDDLADKETKEKGILTAYLPQALSQGELKKVVDDVIKELGVADLKGMGNVMKEVSARTQGRADNRMLSEIVRQALGK; the protein is encoded by the coding sequence GTGACACTTGAAGAGAAGATCCTGAACGATTTTAACCAGGCGCGCAAATCCAGGGACGAGATCCGCGCCTCAACGCTGAGTTTCTTAAGGGCGCAAATGAAGAACCTGGCAATTGAGAAGCGCAAAGACAGTTTAGACGACGGCGAGGTGCTCTCCGTCATAAAGAAGCTGGTCAAGCAGCGCGAGGACTCCATTGAGCAGTTTAAAAAAGGCAAGAGGGATGACCTGGCGGACAAGGAGACAAAAGAGAAGGGGATATTGACCGCCTATCTTCCTCAGGCGCTTTCGCAAGGCGAGCTGAAGAAAGTAGTCGATGATGTCATCAAAGAGCTTGGGGTTGCCGATTTAAAGGGTATGGGGAACGTGATGAAAGAGGTATCAGCCCGTACTCAGGGCAGGGCGGACAATAGAATGCTGTCGGAGATCGTAAGGCAGGCGCTGGGCAAATAA
- a CDS encoding PilN domain-containing protein translates to MRNIKRVLEGFSLRPREVAGVDLDAHKIIVCEVEKRGQELTLKHVYIKEFPQAGAAADNLRGFLKENKFAEAKYSCVGAISAEESFFKGFATKTNIFKDKGNIPSFLSRQPLPVNLNDCYWDYLLTGKNLNLVAARKEIVDAQFNAFKEAGVQCAFITAVPFALYNVFTFNYPDKKNFCILHVRWQCSNLCIFEDGRFWIHTISIGKDKLAAGGRIAEDVISEFAQEIKRLLNSNYLQMGSSHKPLEEIFLSGEPIAEDLQPLSSSLGINVAYLDPLKKISRAVSVDKPSQLSLSIGLCASFLSPSAFRLNLLKEKQRSLDDTRHFDTARKAFSAFMLALLALLVFLNFRMGKAAGLKDKELERYKFISDKVVPGYKTLLEEEKFVSERLQYLETRAKLHSLWLKMLRDISVSKADDMRVTLLDARNIDGLLVVMLGGRTADYSDINDFLSSLRQNEYVSGVKIVSSAQGSGKESGVEFKVRLDIGLEKGAAAQE, encoded by the coding sequence ATGCGGAATATCAAAAGGGTCCTGGAGGGTTTTTCTTTGCGCCCCAGAGAGGTAGCCGGCGTAGACCTTGATGCCCATAAGATAATTGTCTGCGAGGTAGAAAAGAGGGGCCAGGAATTAACGCTTAAACATGTTTACATAAAGGAATTCCCCCAGGCCGGCGCCGCGGCGGATAATCTGCGGGGATTCCTCAAAGAGAATAAATTCGCTGAAGCCAAATACAGCTGCGTGGGGGCGATAAGCGCGGAGGAGTCATTCTTCAAGGGCTTCGCCACCAAAACCAATATCTTCAAAGACAAGGGCAACATCCCCTCATTTCTTTCCCGCCAGCCCCTGCCCGTTAACCTCAATGACTGTTACTGGGATTATCTGCTTACGGGAAAGAACCTTAATCTTGTAGCCGCGAGGAAAGAGATCGTTGACGCGCAGTTTAACGCCTTCAAGGAAGCCGGCGTGCAGTGCGCCTTTATCACGGCCGTGCCCTTCGCCCTGTATAACGTCTTTACCTTTAACTACCCCGACAAGAAGAATTTCTGCATCCTGCACGTCAGATGGCAGTGCAGCAACCTGTGTATCTTTGAAGACGGCAGGTTCTGGATCCATACCATTTCAATAGGAAAGGATAAGCTCGCGGCAGGCGGCAGGATCGCGGAGGATGTGATCAGCGAGTTCGCGCAGGAGATAAAGCGGCTGCTTAATTCCAACTATCTCCAGATGGGTTCCTCGCACAAGCCGCTTGAGGAGATATTCCTTTCCGGAGAGCCCATCGCCGAAGACCTTCAGCCGTTGAGTTCGTCTTTAGGGATCAACGTGGCCTATCTTGATCCGCTGAAGAAGATCTCCCGCGCTGTTTCCGTTGATAAGCCGTCGCAGCTTTCCTTAAGCATCGGTTTATGCGCGTCTTTCCTCAGCCCTTCCGCCTTCAGGTTGAACCTGTTGAAGGAAAAGCAGCGTTCCCTGGACGATACCAGGCATTTTGATACCGCCAGGAAGGCGTTCAGCGCCTTTATGCTTGCCTTGCTGGCGTTATTGGTCTTTTTGAATTTCAGGATGGGCAAGGCCGCGGGCCTGAAGGATAAGGAACTGGAGCGGTACAAGTTCATATCGGACAAGGTCGTGCCCGGCTATAAAACACTCCTGGAGGAAGAGAAGTTCGTAAGCGAAAGATTGCAGTATCTGGAAACCCGGGCTAAACTGCACAGCCTCTGGCTCAAGATGCTGCGGGATATATCGGTAAGCAAGGCAGACGATATGCGCGTTACTCTTTTAGACGCGCGCAACATTGACGGCCTGCTGGTCGTTATGCTGGGGGGCAGGACCGCCGACTACAGCGATATAAACGATTTCCTCAGCAGCCTGAGGCAAAATGAGTACGTTTCGGGGGTTAAGATAGTTTCTTCCGCTCAGGGCAGCGGCAAAGAAAGCGGCGTTGAATTCAAGGTCCGCCTTGACATAGGGCTTGAGAAAGGCGCCGCCGCTCAAGAATAA
- a CDS encoding tetratricopeptide repeat protein, whose protein sequence is MGFRRISILVLFWLCLFGALNCRGIYAGGDKEALAGYKQAKRLIAGKHYQEALTLLDDLLKRFPQSAHIRQLKDSTIERLAVAEEKAEYRRRLLEQRQREKQRVAEKPARASKASEQNAEEFTGQKKQTKQQIAEDRRRRKEEVLRERALVNEEQAARKKDLSEQKSREKEERILQARREKEEKRADALAKKEQARMKNERRRDARLEEENRRKMIEAREQEARQRREAAEAGSRPAPEKKSAQPQEAEGQAPARSAISESPEVPSKKLEIIKQDFSDYRQTARFIEEEERKAYKEKLLREREELRKKLELEKKRLEERRAKDSRSAEQGAASKPAEKKQEAKRPEKENPGNNRAALRKAMIEKKRLLMLEAQLRRQDKLEERKKKIEEKKRRIEERYGSSLEKKGKLREIKKSVAAGKLEEAEALLNELTTKYPEDIRLLKYADKLDRIIEKRRQRKGPNKPGGAARKAAIAVAKEMITANKQEAAEPEPEASPELKEKKIKEEILQQKLKERAARRRQKKERKPSVLSERREKSLKKTAVLKERNAISGQIRKYIGSADFSKAKEALDSFRSKFPEDTRISSLDDLLKKRIRAAGEKDKRRDAALERREELARKKKEHALARQEKIAREEKNVIVREQVESKKQEARESITRRGKDKQLKKHKEDREKIRKINQLYKEARQLFAREMYEEAIEKFEKVVELEGNPRIYYTPSARKFIDKAKDLLKEQHMENISAEAGLMEKEMINKVIEKGMPPYIEPQKKIEEIERVPLVKVPIIRQRLQKRVTLDFDKVSLKSVMDFLSDETQVNIMLSKKALEQDFSVTAKLDKIKAEEAVKYILKGLGLKHRVDDQIVWIAVEEEIDDENLETRVYSFNKGSGLFTEFTTTTAGEVGLGGTSEITKITTIEDVLKEAVPWPAEAKLVFDKRTGTIIATNTPSNLQKVEDILYNIDVVPYQVLIEARFLEVTINDIEELGLEWTLTGDFPSKKAGALNSFSHGLGSGSGADFTTFSRSSEGLNITYKGVLTSPQYQAVLHMLEENKKTKTLSAPRVTTLNNQLATIKVVDEWIYPTRYEFQIVQNDSNGDGDFNDAGETQYKNVPSDFVKRDIGILLRVVPSVGEDRQTITLSLIPEVSEAVADFFTYTGGVTLPKFTSRNLSTTIVVKSSETVVLGGLIKESRTKTETRVPVLGDLPFIGRAFRKNSDSIERKNLLIFVTAKILSPEGEEVQIVSK, encoded by the coding sequence ATGGGTTTCAGGCGCATATCGATACTTGTATTATTCTGGCTCTGCTTATTCGGAGCGCTTAATTGCCGGGGCATCTATGCCGGGGGCGACAAAGAGGCATTGGCCGGCTATAAACAGGCAAAAAGGTTGATAGCCGGAAAGCATTACCAGGAGGCGTTGACCCTTCTTGATGATCTGCTGAAACGTTTTCCTCAAAGCGCGCATATACGCCAGCTGAAGGATTCCACTATAGAGCGGCTTGCCGTTGCCGAGGAAAAGGCGGAATACCGCAGGCGCCTGCTTGAGCAGAGGCAGCGGGAAAAGCAGCGCGTCGCGGAGAAGCCGGCCCGGGCATCAAAGGCGTCAGAGCAAAACGCTGAGGAATTTACCGGGCAGAAGAAACAGACAAAGCAGCAGATCGCGGAAGACAGGCGCAGGAGGAAAGAAGAGGTCCTCAGAGAAAGGGCGCTTGTAAATGAAGAGCAGGCCGCCAGAAAGAAGGATCTGTCAGAGCAGAAGAGCCGGGAAAAAGAAGAGCGGATTCTGCAGGCGCGCCGCGAGAAAGAGGAGAAGAGGGCGGATGCCCTGGCGAAAAAAGAGCAGGCGCGCATGAAAAATGAGCGCCGCAGGGATGCCCGGCTTGAGGAAGAAAATCGCAGGAAAATGATAGAGGCGCGCGAACAGGAGGCAAGGCAGCGGCGGGAGGCCGCTGAAGCAGGATCGCGCCCGGCTCCGGAGAAAAAGAGCGCGCAGCCCCAGGAGGCCGAAGGGCAGGCGCCGGCCCGGAGCGCTATAAGCGAAAGCCCTGAGGTTCCCAGCAAGAAGTTGGAGATCATCAAACAGGATTTTTCAGATTACCGGCAGACAGCGCGTTTTATAGAAGAGGAAGAAAGAAAGGCGTATAAGGAAAAGTTATTAAGGGAGCGGGAGGAACTGAGAAAAAAACTTGAGTTGGAAAAAAAGCGGCTTGAGGAAAGAAGGGCGAAAGACAGCCGCTCCGCAGAGCAGGGCGCGGCTTCAAAGCCGGCGGAAAAGAAGCAGGAGGCGAAGAGGCCGGAAAAAGAAAATCCCGGAAATAACAGGGCCGCCCTGCGCAAGGCGATGATAGAAAAGAAACGGCTCCTGATGCTGGAGGCGCAGCTTCGCCGCCAGGATAAGCTTGAGGAGCGGAAGAAAAAGATAGAAGAGAAAAAGAGGCGCATAGAGGAGCGTTACGGCTCTTCCCTTGAGAAAAAGGGAAAATTGCGGGAGATCAAAAAATCAGTTGCCGCGGGGAAGCTGGAAGAGGCAGAGGCCCTGCTTAATGAGTTGACCACCAAATACCCCGAGGATATACGGCTTTTAAAATATGCCGATAAACTGGACAGGATCATAGAAAAGCGCCGGCAGAGAAAGGGGCCAAACAAGCCCGGCGGCGCCGCGCGGAAAGCGGCTATAGCGGTCGCCAAGGAGATGATAACAGCTAATAAGCAAGAGGCGGCCGAGCCTGAACCCGAAGCCAGCCCGGAGTTAAAGGAAAAGAAGATAAAAGAAGAGATCCTCCAGCAGAAGCTCAAAGAGCGGGCCGCCAGGCGCCGGCAGAAAAAGGAAAGAAAGCCGTCCGTCCTGTCCGAGCGCAGGGAAAAGTCCCTTAAGAAGACGGCGGTGCTTAAGGAAAGAAACGCGATCTCCGGCCAGATCAGAAAATATATCGGTAGCGCCGACTTCAGCAAGGCGAAAGAGGCGCTGGATTCCTTCAGGTCAAAATTCCCCGAGGACACAAGGATCTCCTCGCTTGATGATCTGCTTAAGAAAAGGATCAGGGCTGCCGGGGAAAAAGACAAACGCCGCGACGCGGCCCTGGAGAGGCGTGAAGAGCTGGCAAGAAAAAAGAAAGAACACGCGCTCGCCCGCCAGGAAAAGATTGCCAGGGAAGAGAAAAACGTCATTGTCAGGGAACAGGTAGAATCAAAGAAGCAGGAGGCGCGGGAGAGCATAACCAGGCGCGGTAAGGATAAGCAGCTCAAAAAGCACAAGGAAGACAGGGAGAAGATACGCAAGATCAACCAGCTTTATAAAGAGGCAAGGCAGTTATTCGCCAGGGAGATGTATGAAGAGGCGATAGAGAAATTTGAGAAGGTGGTCGAGCTTGAAGGCAACCCCAGGATATATTACACCCCGTCCGCCAGGAAATTTATTGATAAGGCAAAGGACTTGTTAAAAGAGCAGCATATGGAGAATATTTCCGCGGAGGCGGGCCTTATGGAAAAGGAGATGATCAATAAGGTAATTGAGAAAGGGATGCCGCCGTATATTGAGCCGCAGAAAAAGATCGAAGAGATAGAGAGGGTCCCCCTGGTCAAGGTGCCGATTATCAGGCAGCGGCTGCAGAAGAGGGTCACGCTTGATTTTGACAAGGTATCGCTGAAATCGGTGATGGATTTTCTTTCCGACGAAACGCAGGTGAATATAATGCTCTCAAAGAAGGCGCTGGAGCAGGACTTCAGCGTGACCGCGAAGCTGGACAAGATCAAGGCGGAGGAGGCGGTAAAATATATCCTCAAAGGGCTGGGCCTGAAGCACAGGGTAGACGACCAGATCGTCTGGATCGCCGTTGAGGAAGAGATCGACGACGAGAACCTTGAGACGAGGGTATACTCTTTCAACAAGGGCAGCGGCCTGTTCACCGAATTTACCACTACCACTGCCGGAGAGGTGGGGCTGGGAGGCACCTCCGAGATAACCAAGATAACCACGATAGAAGATGTGCTGAAAGAGGCAGTGCCCTGGCCCGCCGAGGCAAAACTTGTTTTTGATAAGAGGACGGGCACCATAATCGCCACGAATACCCCTTCCAACCTGCAGAAAGTAGAGGACATACTTTATAATATAGACGTGGTCCCTTATCAGGTCCTCATCGAGGCGCGTTTCCTTGAGGTGACCATTAATGATATTGAAGAACTGGGCCTGGAGTGGACATTGACCGGGGACTTTCCTTCCAAGAAGGCGGGGGCGCTGAATTCATTCTCGCACGGGCTGGGCTCAGGCAGCGGGGCGGACTTCACGACCTTTTCCAGGTCATCGGAAGGGCTGAATATAACTTATAAGGGCGTGCTCACTTCCCCTCAATACCAGGCGGTCCTGCATATGCTGGAGGAGAATAAGAAGACCAAGACGCTTTCCGCCCCGCGCGTTACCACGCTCAATAACCAGTTGGCCACGATCAAGGTCGTGGATGAATGGATATATCCCACGCGTTATGAATTTCAGATCGTGCAGAACGACTCCAACGGAGACGGGGACTTTAACGACGCCGGCGAGACGCAATATAAGAATGTCCCTTCCGATTTTGTCAAGCGCGACATAGGCATACTTTTGAGGGTTGTGCCTTCCGTAGGCGAGGACAGGCAGACCATCACCCTTTCGCTCATCCCGGAGGTAAGCGAGGCAGTGGCGGACTTCTTTACCTATACGGGCGGCGTGACCCTGCCTAAATTCACATCAAGGAATCTCTCTACCACCATAGTGGTCAAGAGCTCCGAGACCGTGGTCTTGGGCGGGCTGATCAAGGAATCCCGCACCAAAACAGAGACCAGGGTGCCCGTCTTAGGCGATCTGCCTTTCATCGGCAGGGCGTTCAGAAAGAACTCAGACAGCATAGAGCGCAAGAACCTGCTTATTTTTGTTACGGCGAAGATCCTGAGCCCGGAAGGCGAAGAAGTACAGATCGTAAGTAAATAA
- a CDS encoding GspE/PulE family protein, with product MPQERQSERSRQATPIEEALIKEGIITPEQLETLKVEQERSSVSIVEAVRRLKVIDEDVLLDFLSRKLNIKRHSLKGFIPSPDILNKVPPHFARGKKIIPLFQEGKELAVGMADPLDFASVEELRFGSGLFVKPYLVKEDEVLEFLSSYYPESEEDIKAAPRQKEKEREDVEKPSIVRSVNLLILQAVKAGASDIHIEPLEDSLRVRFRVDGVLHEVTPPEKYLYSAIVSRIKIMSNLDIAEKRIPQDGRFQTQVGERSIDVRVSTIPMIYGESIVLRLLEQTKKVLTLEEIGFLKDDLSVYRRLIQQTAGVVLVTGPTGSGKTTTLYASLMEIKSVEKNIITIEDPVEYHLDFARQIQINSKVNLTFASGLRSILRHDPDIVMVGEIRDLETAEIATQAALTGHLVFSTLHTNDAPSAITRLVNMGVEPFLVASCVKGVVAQRLVRVLCTCKKQRKIKLSLLHGLLRLEQPKEDKEVPVFEAGGCQNCMHTGYRGRVAIFEIMEMNDDIGALTVEKKSSEDIKRLAVSGGMHSLQHNGLDRILAGVTSPEEAVRVLGA from the coding sequence ATGCCTCAGGAAAGACAGTCAGAGCGTTCAAGGCAGGCAACGCCGATAGAAGAGGCGCTGATAAAAGAGGGCATAATCACGCCCGAGCAGCTTGAGACGCTGAAGGTGGAGCAGGAAAGGAGCAGCGTCTCCATAGTTGAGGCGGTGCGCCGGCTCAAGGTCATAGATGAAGACGTCCTGCTTGATTTCCTGAGCAGAAAACTCAATATAAAAAGGCACAGTTTAAAAGGCTTCATCCCCTCTCCCGATATCCTCAATAAGGTCCCGCCGCATTTTGCCAGAGGCAAAAAGATCATCCCCCTTTTTCAGGAAGGTAAAGAATTGGCCGTAGGCATGGCAGACCCGCTGGATTTCGCCAGCGTGGAGGAATTGCGGTTCGGTTCCGGGCTGTTTGTCAAGCCGTACCTGGTCAAAGAAGACGAGGTGCTGGAATTTTTATCTTCTTATTACCCTGAGTCGGAAGAAGACATTAAGGCGGCGCCGCGGCAGAAAGAAAAAGAAAGGGAAGACGTGGAAAAGCCGTCAATAGTCAGGAGCGTCAACCTCCTCATTTTGCAGGCGGTAAAGGCGGGCGCCTCGGATATACATATAGAGCCGCTGGAGGATTCTTTGAGGGTGCGTTTCAGGGTGGACGGCGTCCTGCATGAGGTCACGCCGCCGGAAAAATATTTATACAGCGCCATCGTCTCGCGCATCAAGATCATGTCCAACCTTGATATCGCCGAGAAAAGGATACCGCAGGACGGCAGGTTCCAGACGCAGGTGGGGGAGAGGTCTATTGACGTGCGCGTCTCAACCATCCCCATGATCTACGGCGAAAGCATAGTGCTGCGCCTGCTTGAGCAGACAAAGAAGGTGCTGACGCTGGAAGAGATCGGCTTTTTAAAAGACGACTTAAGCGTATACAGGCGCCTGATACAGCAGACAGCGGGCGTAGTCCTGGTTACCGGCCCCACGGGGAGCGGAAAGACCACGACCCTTTATGCCTCGCTTATGGAAATAAAGAGCGTGGAGAAGAATATTATCACAATAGAAGACCCTGTGGAGTATCATCTTGACTTTGCCCGCCAGATACAGATCAATTCCAAGGTAAACCTCACCTTTGCCTCGGGCCTGCGTTCAATATTGCGCCATGACCCGGATATAGTCATGGTGGGAGAGATCAGGGACCTGGAGACCGCGGAGATCGCCACGCAAGCGGCCCTCACCGGCCACCTCGTATTCTCAACCCTTCACACAAACGACGCGCCCTCCGCCATAACGCGGCTGGTGAATATGGGGGTTGAGCCGTTTCTGGTCGCCTCCTGCGTTAAAGGCGTGGTCGCCCAGCGGCTTGTGAGGGTGTTGTGTACCTGCAAAAAGCAGAGAAAGATAAAACTTTCCCTGCTTCACGGGCTGCTGCGGCTGGAGCAGCCGAAAGAGGACAAGGAGGTACCGGTCTTTGAGGCGGGCGGCTGCCAGAATTGCATGCATACCGGCTACAGGGGCAGGGTGGCGATATTTGAGATAATGGAGATGAACGACGATATAGGCGCCCTCACCGTTGAGAAGAAAAGTTCGGAGGATATAAAGCGGCTGGCTGTTTCGGGAGGGATGCACAGCTTACAGCATAACGGCCTGGACAGGATACTCGCGGGCGTGACCTCGCCCGAGGAAGCGGTGAGGGTTTTGGGAGCATAA
- a CDS encoding type II secretion system protein GspJ yields the protein MSERKNGFTLVEILISSVILVSVIGLVFATLVTTFNSWRRAEEASIKQQQVRFLFFRMNRELSSAVRNGKFAGDGSAFHFITALMPMAEIGYEYNGADKTLTRSFEKTADLNFDTFDRKDQVMSGLQAWRVSFLDSGGQWQEQWLKDELPRAVKIAFKIDEKTPEQENIVHIAVAE from the coding sequence ATGTCCGAACGAAAAAATGGTTTTACCTTAGTAGAAATACTTATATCATCGGTAATCCTGGTCAGCGTGATAGGCCTGGTGTTCGCCACATTGGTCACTACCTTTAATTCCTGGCGCAGGGCCGAGGAGGCCAGCATAAAACAGCAGCAGGTCAGGTTCCTGTTCTTCCGTATGAACCGAGAGCTTTCTTCCGCCGTGCGTAACGGCAAGTTCGCCGGTGACGGGAGCGCGTTCCATTTTATCACCGCCCTGATGCCCATGGCGGAAATAGGATACGAATACAACGGCGCGGACAAGACGCTGACAAGATCGTTTGAGAAAACCGCGGACCTTAATTTTGACACATTTGACAGAAAAGATCAGGTTATGTCCGGGCTTCAGGCATGGAGGGTTTCTTTTCTTGATTCAGGGGGGCAGTGGCAGGAACAGTGGCTTAAGGATGAGCTGCCGAGGGCGGTAAAGATCGCTTTTAAGATAGATGAAAAAACCCCTGAACAGGAAAACATAGTGCATATAGCTGTCGCGGAATGA